A region from the Misgurnus anguillicaudatus chromosome 7, ASM2758022v2, whole genome shotgun sequence genome encodes:
- the LOC141365293 gene encoding large ribosomal subunit protein bL33m-like: protein MFLTTVNFARSKSKTLLVQMMSAAGTGYCFNTKRGRLREKLVLRKHDPIVNRHVLFFEKRKVRSL, encoded by the exons ATGTTTCTAACTACCGTGAATT TTGCCAGGAGCAAATCTAA GACTTTGCTGGTTCAAATGATGAGTGCAGCTGGCACAGGTTACTGCTTCAACACAAAGAGGGGCCGACTGAGGGAGAAACTGGTTTTGCGAAAGCATGACCCCATAG TAAACCGACATGTTTTGTTCTTTGAGAAGAGGAAGGTCCGCTCTCTTTAA